Part of the bacterium genome is shown below.
TAACCGTTCAGGTAGTCCTTTACCGCAGAGACGCAGAGTAACAGAGAAAACATAGAAATAAATTAGATCACATAAAAGATTATTGATGCAGACATGGAAAGACATCGGACCTGCTTGCCCAATGTTCAGCAGTCAAGCCAGATTTGTTAATCAATTTTAATGTTGCTCTACTCAAGAGCTTGTCCTGATGAAAATCAGGGATGTTAAGCGTCTCGTAAATAGATTTTAATTTTTTTCTCTGCGTCTCTGTGTCTGTGCGGTGAACAGTTACTGATTTTTCTCTCAACTTTCAATTTTTATCCTTACCTGTTCCTTAATTTCTATCTTTTCTTTTTCCGGGTCAATCTCTAATCCAAAACCAGAGATATGAACCTTTTTATGAATTATATCCACTCTATCTGGAGTAATAAAAATTTGTGATTTAGCACGCCAGTTAAGGGTATCACTTCTAAATTCTGTTCCTTCCTCATTCGTTGCTTTAACCTGACCTTTGAGTTCAATATCTCTTGTTTGGGTATCAAGAATGCCATTTTGAGCCTCTACGGTTAAAACAGGTTTGTTATCGGAAAAAAAGATACATTTAATCTGTTCAAGTTTAGTATGTGTTGGCGACATTGCGGCTTTTTTAGCCAATAATTCCCATTGAGACTTACCAGATATTGTCTCGACAAGGTAAAATCCCTTTAAGCCTGATTCTGAGTCAGAAAATTCAGTCGCAGGAATCTTATCTTTTTCTTTTATTTTACCTGTATTTTTAATTAAAAGAAAACTAATAATTCCTATTAAAATTAAAACAAATATAAAAATTTTTAATCTCATTTAATTGATAGGAAATTGCTTTTTGGGTTTTGGGGATAGCTTATTTATTTTTGCACATCCTGAAGGTATTTTAGCAAAGATTTTGTCCTATGTCAACAAAAAATTCGACCTCTCTGGTTAGAATGAACGAGAGCGTTGCGTAGGACTTAAGGCTATATCTATGGTCCCAGGCATTGCTTTACTTCATTTTCTGCCATCTTTTGCTTATTAAATTTGCTCCAGAGGAGCAATCTGTTTGTAGAAAAAAATGCCCAC
Proteins encoded:
- the lptC gene encoding LPS export ABC transporter periplasmic protein LptC — protein: MRLKIFIFVLILIGIISFLLIKNTGKIKEKDKIPATEFSDSESGLKGFYLVETISGKSQWELLAKKAAMSPTHTKLEQIKCIFFSDNKPVLTVEAQNGILDTQTRDIELKGQVKATNEEGTEFRSDTLNWRAKSQIFITPDRVDIIHKKVHISGFGLEIDPEKEKIEIKEQVRIKIES